The Stenotrophomonas maltophilia genome includes a region encoding these proteins:
- a CDS encoding UvrD-helicase domain-containing protein: protein MITSWWISKDELDPTQLDFINLPAKGRYQLEGPAGSGKTNLLLLRAQFVAGQGDKNVLVVTYTKSLSRFLRSGLVATGLIEPDQVRTFHSWARKHVKLYLNKDIVDGGEFNEAARKTTIELLREANKKIPTNKLISSVFIDEAQDLTTGEIECLAEISENICVCGDMKQSIYHQTGLNGAEALDLKKYSLSSHYRIGHRIARVADRLIVPPSPAESLEATSNYDERKMGKSSAELHRLPDRDAQFETMLEILNVQVSAYAGDRIGILCGKRDTAEEVFGRLMASDLSATSCSHLIDGTDFSTDAQIHVMTMHSSKGVEFRAVHMFGIEELRHGHMNNPTLSYTAVTRAKTALNAYTSGKTNPELEQAFAENKPFDIDALFPGAH from the coding sequence ATGATTACAAGCTGGTGGATATCCAAGGACGAGCTAGACCCGACGCAATTAGATTTCATCAATCTCCCGGCTAAAGGCCGCTACCAGCTTGAAGGGCCGGCCGGCTCCGGAAAAACAAATCTCCTTCTTCTCCGCGCACAGTTTGTCGCAGGGCAAGGGGACAAGAATGTACTGGTAGTGACTTACACGAAATCACTAAGTCGCTTCCTGCGAAGCGGCCTGGTGGCGACTGGGCTAATTGAGCCCGATCAGGTGCGCACATTTCATTCATGGGCACGAAAACACGTCAAACTTTACCTCAACAAGGACATTGTTGATGGCGGAGAGTTTAATGAAGCTGCCCGAAAGACAACCATCGAGCTTCTGAGAGAAGCAAACAAGAAGATTCCAACCAACAAGCTAATTAGCTCCGTTTTTATTGATGAGGCGCAAGACCTAACGACCGGGGAGATTGAATGCCTCGCAGAAATTTCTGAAAACATATGCGTTTGCGGCGACATGAAGCAAAGCATCTACCATCAAACCGGCCTGAATGGAGCAGAGGCACTAGACCTCAAAAAGTACTCACTCTCCAGCCACTACAGAATTGGGCATCGAATAGCACGAGTTGCTGACAGACTCATCGTACCACCTTCGCCCGCGGAGTCTCTCGAGGCGACCTCCAACTATGACGAAAGAAAAATGGGAAAGTCATCTGCGGAGCTCCATCGCCTGCCCGATAGAGACGCGCAGTTTGAAACGATGCTGGAAATATTAAATGTGCAGGTATCAGCTTATGCTGGCGACCGAATTGGCATCTTGTGCGGAAAGAGAGACACGGCTGAGGAAGTCTTCGGGCGACTTATGGCCTCTGATTTGAGTGCAACTTCCTGCAGCCATTTGATAGACGGAACGGACTTCTCGACTGACGCACAAATACATGTGATGACCATGCACTCCTCGAAGGGCGTCGAATTCAGGGCGGTTCATATGTTCGGGATTGAAGAGCTGAGACATGGGCATATGAACAACCCAACGCTCTCCTACACCGCTGTCACCCGCGCCAAAACCGCCCTAAACGCGTACACCTCAGGAAAAACAAACCCTGAACTTGAACAGGCCTTCGCGGAGAACAAGCCTTTTGACATTGACGCACTATTCCCGGGCGCGCACTGA
- a CDS encoding protein kinase domain-containing protein, which produces MPDLSTEVCQDIEQRLERHIALREGYHSIAYVAAGGSAAPYSVITPEGKRAIKGYDPKFLTGSIANSTRRRLDLQRSLIGHSCEQLVTVYAVDESEGTAFVEMEFVEWPRLKDVVANVPDSSVSLLIQQLVSAVTYLEKLEIVHRDIKPENIHVSSDFLKLSLLDLGVARRIGNDGGDSGQGTDHGDTRPFISTAQYSSPEYLFRLDEPSPALWKALNVYQVGAVLHDLINKRPLFQDEVDKGNRWLLARAVLEKTPSFPDSDPTRLARQKALAARCLAKDGNVRLQIASWSDFNLDAPADGVSALQARLTKVKSSAGATSLAAAKRRLEFERQEFMKRLCDAARLELIANGNRQIRVNMHPLSDRCSDVYIYEITCTSGPSIACNVSFTWNTGILASSSTVALEATLRPVKKPEALPRRILLTEAKIGASEEITVNIIANKIAELIISAIDIWEANHGAEEVHGMDLLSLGPKGEI; this is translated from the coding sequence GTGCCGGACTTGTCTACAGAGGTATGCCAGGACATTGAGCAAAGGCTGGAGCGCCACATCGCCTTACGAGAGGGATATCACTCGATTGCCTATGTAGCTGCCGGAGGCTCTGCGGCGCCATATTCTGTGATTACACCAGAGGGAAAACGGGCCATTAAGGGCTATGACCCAAAGTTCCTAACGGGGAGCATCGCAAATTCAACAAGAAGGCGTCTAGACCTCCAACGCAGCCTTATAGGTCATTCGTGTGAGCAGCTTGTTACAGTTTATGCGGTAGACGAAAGTGAAGGGACTGCCTTTGTAGAGATGGAGTTTGTGGAGTGGCCGAGGCTTAAAGATGTCGTCGCCAACGTCCCGGACAGCTCTGTATCCCTGCTCATACAGCAACTGGTTTCCGCAGTAACCTATCTCGAGAAGCTAGAGATTGTTCACAGGGACATAAAGCCTGAGAACATTCATGTCTCAAGTGATTTCCTCAAGCTCTCTCTGTTGGATTTAGGGGTGGCCAGGAGAATCGGAAATGACGGGGGCGATTCGGGGCAGGGGACCGACCACGGCGACACGCGCCCTTTTATATCGACTGCGCAGTACAGCTCACCGGAATACCTATTCAGGCTGGACGAACCATCGCCAGCTCTATGGAAGGCACTCAACGTGTATCAAGTCGGCGCGGTTCTGCACGACCTCATAAACAAGAGACCCCTGTTTCAAGATGAGGTTGATAAAGGTAACCGTTGGCTACTGGCCCGAGCGGTTTTAGAGAAGACCCCATCGTTTCCTGATTCGGACCCCACTAGGCTTGCGCGGCAAAAAGCACTCGCGGCACGTTGCCTTGCAAAGGACGGCAACGTCCGACTTCAGATTGCAAGCTGGAGCGACTTTAACCTCGACGCGCCCGCCGACGGCGTGTCGGCACTACAGGCTCGCCTGACCAAGGTAAAGAGCTCGGCGGGCGCGACATCCCTCGCAGCCGCAAAGAGGAGGCTCGAGTTCGAGCGTCAAGAATTCATGAAGCGTCTGTGCGACGCAGCGAGACTGGAACTTATTGCGAACGGCAATAGGCAGATTCGCGTAAACATGCATCCACTTAGCGACAGGTGTTCAGATGTGTACATATATGAAATTACATGCACTTCGGGACCCAGTATCGCGTGCAATGTTTCATTTACATGGAATACAGGGATACTAGCATCAAGCTCCACCGTAGCTCTCGAGGCAACGCTGCGGCCCGTCAAAAAGCCGGAAGCGCTCCCAAGAAGAATCCTTTTGACTGAAGCAAAAATTGGGGCTTCAGAGGAAATCACCGTCAACATCATCGCAAACAAAATTGCTGAATTAATAATAAGTGCCATAGATATCTGGGAAGCAAATCATGGCGCTGAAGAAGTTCACGGAATGGACTTACTGTCCTTAGGGCCTAAAGGAGAAATTTAA
- a CDS encoding nuclear transport factor 2 family protein: MSAEHPRPPLPPFTLESATQKVRLAEDGWNSRDADKVSLAYSLDTQWRNRAEFTNGREEARQFLARKWNKELEYRLIKELWAFTENRIAVRYAYEWHDDSGNWFRSYGNENWEFGADGLMQRRFSCINDLPIKESDRKFHWPLGRRPDDHPGLSELGL, translated from the coding sequence GTGTCCGCAGAACACCCCCGTCCGCCGCTTCCTCCGTTCACCCTCGAATCGGCCACGCAGAAGGTGCGCCTTGCCGAGGATGGCTGGAATTCCCGCGATGCCGACAAGGTGTCGCTTGCCTATTCACTCGACACCCAGTGGCGAAACCGCGCCGAGTTCACCAACGGCCGGGAAGAAGCCCGGCAGTTCCTGGCGCGCAAATGGAACAAGGAGCTCGAGTACCGCCTGATCAAGGAGCTCTGGGCCTTTACCGAAAACCGTATTGCTGTCCGCTACGCGTACGAATGGCACGACGACTCCGGCAACTGGTTCCGTTCCTATGGAAATGAGAACTGGGAATTCGGCGCCGATGGCCTGATGCAACGCCGCTTCTCGTGCATCAACGACCTGCCGATCAAGGAAAGCGACCGCAAGTTCCATTGGCCGCTGGGGCGTCGCCCGGATGATCATCCGGGGTTGTCTGAGCTGGGTTTGTGA
- a CDS encoding TetR/AcrR family transcriptional regulator → MSKAITDTQQKILATAEALIYQNGIHATGMDLLVKTSGVARKSIYRHFENKDEVAAAALRARDVRWLAWFRQECDKADTPEARILGMFTVLKSWFQSEGYRGCAFINTAGEVGDPADPIRQIARDHKQKLLDYTLELTGQLDVEQPAALARQLLVLMEGAITLSRVMGDYGAADTAKDVAKLLLEQAKR, encoded by the coding sequence ATGAGCAAGGCCATCACCGACACCCAACAGAAGATCCTGGCCACGGCCGAGGCACTGATCTACCAGAACGGGATCCACGCCACGGGCATGGACCTGCTGGTGAAGACCTCCGGCGTGGCGCGGAAGAGCATCTACCGCCACTTCGAGAACAAGGACGAGGTGGCCGCTGCTGCGCTCAGGGCGCGCGATGTGCGTTGGCTGGCCTGGTTCCGGCAGGAGTGCGACAAGGCGGACACTCCGGAAGCGCGCATCCTCGGCATGTTCACCGTGCTCAAGAGCTGGTTTCAGTCCGAGGGCTATCGCGGTTGTGCGTTCATCAATACCGCAGGCGAGGTCGGCGACCCGGCCGATCCGATCCGGCAGATCGCGCGTGATCACAAGCAGAAGCTGCTCGATTACACATTGGAACTTACCGGACAACTGGATGTGGAGCAGCCGGCGGCATTGGCCCGTCAGCTGCTGGTCCTGATGGAAGGCGCCATCACCCTGTCGCGCGTGATGGGTGATTACGGCGCCGCAGACACCGCGAAGGATGTCGCGAAGCTGTTGTTGGAACAGGCCAAGCGTTAG
- a CDS encoding alpha/beta fold hydrolase — translation MNTLARSLAVAALALSVQAGLFAQAAEPAKPAAVTAIARTASYITTADGVQLYYKDWGPKDGPVVTFSHGWPLNSDSWESQMLFLANHGYRVIAHDRRGHGRSSQPWDGNDMDHYADDLATVINTLDLHDVTLVGFSTGGGEVARYIGRHGTGRVKKAVLISSVPPFMLKSADNPNGLPIEVFDGIRKAQMDNRAQLYKDIPSGPFYGFNRPGAKVSQGLIDAWWAQGMQGGHKNTYDSIAAFSATDFRADLKKFDVPTLVIHGDDDQIVPIDISGRQSAKLIKGARLIVYPGAPHGLTDTHKDKVNQDLLTFLQEK, via the coding sequence ATGAATACCCTCGCCCGCTCACTGGCCGTTGCCGCCCTCGCCCTCTCGGTCCAGGCCGGTCTGTTCGCACAGGCCGCCGAACCGGCCAAGCCGGCGGCAGTCACCGCCATCGCGCGCACCGCCAGCTACATCACCACCGCCGATGGCGTGCAGCTGTACTACAAGGACTGGGGTCCGAAGGACGGCCCGGTCGTGACCTTCAGCCACGGCTGGCCGTTGAATTCGGACAGCTGGGAATCGCAGATGCTCTTCCTGGCCAATCATGGCTACCGCGTGATCGCGCATGACCGTCGTGGCCACGGTCGTTCCAGCCAGCCGTGGGACGGCAACGATATGGATCACTACGCTGATGACCTGGCCACGGTGATCAATACGTTGGACCTGCACGATGTGACCCTAGTGGGTTTCTCTACCGGTGGCGGCGAGGTGGCGCGCTACATCGGCCGGCATGGCACCGGGCGAGTGAAGAAGGCCGTGCTGATCAGCTCGGTGCCGCCGTTCATGCTGAAGAGCGCCGACAACCCCAACGGCCTGCCGATCGAAGTGTTCGATGGCATCCGCAAGGCACAGATGGACAACCGCGCCCAGTTGTACAAGGACATTCCGTCGGGCCCGTTCTATGGCTTCAACCGCCCGGGCGCGAAGGTGTCGCAGGGGCTGATCGATGCGTGGTGGGCGCAGGGCATGCAGGGCGGCCACAAGAACACCTACGATTCGATCGCTGCGTTCTCGGCCACCGACTTCCGCGCGGACCTGAAGAAGTTCGATGTGCCAACGCTGGTCATCCACGGTGATGACGACCAGATCGTACCGATCGATATCTCGGGCCGCCAGTCGGCAAAGCTGATCAAGGGCGCCAGGCTGATTGTCTACCCGGGTGCGCCGCATGGCCTGACCGACACCCACAAGGACAAGGTCAACCAGGACTTGCTGACGTTCCTGCAGGAAAAGTGA
- a CDS encoding GlxA family transcriptional regulator — protein MLSEQGGLVPSSLGMAMQTAPLAQQPLDTLIVAGLLEPAPSTGTLIELICQGGTRTRRTASVCTGAFILGETGLLDGRRATTHWFHARALKQRFPAAQVEEDRIFITDGPIWTSAGMSAGLDLALGMIENDFGAELSRAVARKLVVYHRRGGGQSQHSVLLELDARSDRIQNALTFARGNLRATLSVEELAQAAHLSTRQFSRAFREETGQSPAKAVESLRVEAARVLIEQSRYTMDEVAAETGFVDTERMRRAFLRAFGQPPQSLRRNARGGAD, from the coding sequence ATGCTCTCCGAACAGGGCGGGCTGGTGCCCAGCTCGCTTGGCATGGCCATGCAGACGGCGCCGCTGGCGCAGCAGCCGCTGGATACTCTGATCGTGGCCGGCCTGCTGGAGCCAGCCCCGTCCACCGGCACGCTGATCGAACTGATCTGCCAGGGGGGCACGCGCACGCGACGGACCGCGTCGGTGTGCACAGGCGCCTTCATTCTTGGCGAAACGGGGCTGCTGGACGGGCGGCGCGCCACCACGCACTGGTTCCACGCCCGTGCGCTCAAGCAGCGCTTTCCCGCCGCGCAGGTGGAGGAAGATCGCATCTTCATCACCGATGGCCCGATCTGGACTTCCGCCGGCATGAGCGCGGGGCTGGACCTGGCGCTTGGCATGATCGAGAACGACTTCGGTGCGGAGTTGTCCAGGGCGGTGGCCCGGAAGCTGGTGGTCTACCACCGCCGTGGAGGCGGGCAGTCCCAGCATTCGGTGCTGCTCGAGCTGGATGCCCGGTCCGATCGCATCCAGAATGCGCTGACCTTCGCGCGTGGCAACCTGCGCGCCACCTTGTCGGTTGAAGAACTGGCCCAGGCCGCACATCTCAGCACCCGTCAGTTCAGTCGCGCGTTCCGCGAAGAAACCGGGCAATCCCCTGCGAAGGCGGTGGAGAGCCTGCGCGTGGAGGCCGCTCGCGTGCTGATCGAGCAGAGCCGCTACACGATGGATGAAGTCGCGGCCGAAACGGGCTTCGTTGACACCGAACGCATGCGAAGAGCGTTCCTGCGCGCCTTCGGCCAGCCCCCGCAGTCCCTGCGGCGCAACGCACGGGGCGGGGCGGACTGA
- a CDS encoding SDR family NAD(P)-dependent oxidoreductase, whose protein sequence is MQIVKARAFGGIGQFEGGRRRDRHGLEPGWQNKSNTEHGGFSGVAVNEVYTTFTPFTSRPRFGPDPGDARRFGLTTVNNPTPQGTALITGASSGIGAIYADRLARAGHDLILVARRGDRLRQLAEALARSTGRAVDIVAADLTTSVGLAEVESVIRDRADIRLLVNNAGIGATAPLLQSDIGEMERMITLNVNAAVRLAYAAAPVFVAHGQGTIINIASIVALAPELLNGVYAGSKAFVLAFSQSLHHELADKGVRVQVVLPGATATDFWHLSGLPVEHLPQGIVMSAEDMVDASLAGLAQGERVTIPALPDIAEWDAFEHARKAMAPGLSRAQPAQRYMSRV, encoded by the coding sequence GTGCAGATCGTAAAGGCGCGCGCCTTCGGTGGCATTGGCCAGTTCGAAGGCGGACGCCGCCGCGATCGCCATGGTCTGGAACCCGGATGGCAGAACAAATCCAACACTGAGCATGGCGGTTTTTCGGGAGTGGCCGTAAACGAGGTATATACGACATTTACGCCATTCACAAGCCGGCCTAGATTTGGCCCTGACCCCGGCGACGCCCGCCGCTTCGGACTGACCACCGTGAACAACCCTACCCCTCAAGGCACCGCTCTCATCACCGGCGCATCGTCCGGCATCGGCGCGATCTATGCCGATCGCCTGGCCCGCGCCGGCCATGACCTGATCCTGGTTGCGCGACGCGGCGACCGCCTGCGCCAACTGGCCGAAGCACTCGCCCGCAGCACCGGCCGCGCAGTGGACATTGTCGCGGCGGACCTGACTACCTCCGTCGGGCTTGCCGAAGTTGAGAGCGTCATTCGAGACCGAGCGGATATCCGACTGCTGGTCAACAATGCCGGCATCGGCGCCACGGCTCCCCTGCTGCAGTCGGACATCGGCGAGATGGAGCGCATGATCACGCTCAACGTGAACGCCGCGGTGCGTCTGGCCTACGCCGCCGCCCCGGTGTTCGTGGCCCATGGCCAGGGCACGATCATCAACATCGCCTCCATCGTCGCATTGGCGCCCGAGCTGCTCAACGGCGTCTACGCGGGAAGCAAGGCGTTCGTTCTGGCGTTTTCGCAGTCGCTCCACCATGAGCTGGCCGACAAGGGCGTGCGCGTCCAGGTTGTGCTGCCGGGGGCTACCGCAACAGACTTCTGGCACCTCTCCGGCCTGCCGGTGGAGCACCTGCCGCAGGGCATCGTGATGAGCGCCGAGGACATGGTGGATGCATCCCTGGCCGGGCTGGCGCAGGGCGAACGCGTGACCATTCCGGCGCTTCCGGACATCGCTGAGTGGGACGCCTTCGAGCACGCACGCAAGGCGATGGCGCCGGGGCTTTCGCGTGCCCAGCCGGCACAGCGCTATATGAGCAGGGTCTGA
- a CDS encoding low affinity iron permease family protein yields the protein MIRRGFARVAAATARLSGSLGAFVAALGVIITWAASGPAFHFNDTWQLVVNTGTTIVTFLMVFLIQHTQNADTAALHIKLDELIRVSKDANQELLNLESMEPAHLEEIRQRYEALAKTAADIKSKKERCMPCEADAAAEA from the coding sequence GTGATCCGGCGCGGCTTCGCCCGGGTCGCGGCCGCGACGGCACGATTGTCCGGCAGCTTGGGCGCATTCGTCGCGGCGCTGGGGGTGATCATCACCTGGGCCGCCAGCGGGCCGGCTTTCCACTTCAATGATACGTGGCAACTGGTGGTGAACACGGGAACGACCATCGTGACCTTCCTGATGGTGTTCCTGATCCAGCATACGCAGAATGCCGATACGGCCGCGCTGCACATCAAGCTGGATGAACTGATCCGGGTCAGCAAGGACGCCAACCAGGAGTTGTTGAACCTGGAGTCGATGGAACCGGCGCACCTTGAAGAGATTCGCCAGCGTTACGAGGCGCTGGCGAAGACCGCTGCAGACATCAAGTCCAAGAAGGAACGCTGCATGCCCTGCGAGGCGGATGCGGCCGCCGAAGCCTGA
- a CDS encoding FAD-dependent oxidoreductase produces MSEPFPRASLWSADTESHCFRPLAGTTRADVLVVGAGMTGLLTAARLADSGLDVLVVDAGPIGGRNTVMSTGNLYAPVSRLAELVSRWGSDTASRIVQWRQQALRAIETLVHRYDLRCGFERVAMQYGMQERTREVTTRFERELQAYQRVGLQCEHQQSGLPFALGHAFRVPDQAQLDPAAFCRELARHLVGRVRIYDWTQINSIEASAGVATALGGRIHARHFVLATHSPAGFNLVQAEMEVYREYGVAVPVANPPAAGIHWIADRHRSLRGVRGTDGRDWLVLVGETHRTGETPVMDPAQHLVADARRNFTVQGEPLCWSAQQFRAADQLPYIGSSAHDNVWVATGYGPDGLTWAGVAARAITEGIMGTTSEIEKLLSPMRFTPVRSAAGWARTNGTVARHMVGDRLGAAPSHSPSELSRGCGALLDVNGKRTAVYRDEHGQLHAMSALCPHLKCVVQWNGHERTWDCPCHGSRFSATGALLEGPARQGLASESLQAEQPLQR; encoded by the coding sequence ATGTCCGAACCGTTCCCGCGCGCCAGCTTATGGTCAGCTGACACCGAGTCGCATTGCTTCCGCCCCCTTGCCGGCACGACGCGCGCGGACGTGCTGGTGGTGGGCGCCGGAATGACCGGCCTGCTGACAGCGGCCCGCCTGGCGGATAGTGGCCTGGATGTGCTGGTGGTCGATGCAGGGCCCATCGGCGGGCGAAATACGGTGATGTCCACGGGCAATCTTTACGCGCCCGTCTCCCGGCTGGCAGAACTGGTCTCGCGCTGGGGCAGCGACACGGCCAGTCGTATCGTGCAGTGGCGGCAGCAGGCGCTGCGCGCCATCGAAACGCTGGTTCATCGCTACGATCTGCGTTGCGGCTTCGAACGCGTGGCCATGCAGTACGGCATGCAGGAGCGCACGCGCGAGGTGACGACGCGATTCGAGCGTGAACTTCAGGCCTATCAGCGCGTAGGCCTGCAGTGCGAACACCAGCAGTCAGGTCTGCCGTTCGCATTGGGCCACGCGTTCCGTGTTCCCGATCAGGCGCAGTTGGATCCGGCGGCCTTCTGCAGGGAGCTGGCGCGACACCTGGTGGGCCGGGTGCGCATCTACGACTGGACCCAGATCAACAGCATCGAGGCATCAGCAGGCGTTGCCACCGCCCTTGGCGGCCGCATCCATGCCAGGCACTTCGTGCTCGCCACCCACTCGCCAGCAGGGTTCAACCTGGTGCAGGCCGAGATGGAGGTGTACCGCGAGTACGGCGTGGCGGTGCCGGTTGCCAATCCGCCAGCGGCAGGTATTCATTGGATCGCCGATCGGCACCGCTCGCTGCGCGGGGTGCGCGGTACTGATGGCCGCGACTGGCTGGTGCTGGTCGGCGAGACACATCGCACCGGCGAAACCCCGGTGATGGATCCGGCACAGCATCTGGTCGCCGACGCGCGTCGCAACTTCACCGTGCAGGGCGAGCCGCTGTGCTGGTCGGCGCAGCAGTTCCGTGCAGCCGACCAGCTGCCCTACATAGGCAGCAGCGCGCACGACAATGTGTGGGTCGCCACCGGCTATGGTCCCGATGGCTTGACCTGGGCGGGCGTGGCCGCTCGTGCGATCACCGAGGGAATCATGGGCACGACCAGCGAGATCGAGAAGCTGCTAAGCCCCATGCGCTTCACGCCAGTGCGCTCGGCGGCCGGCTGGGCCCGTACCAATGGCACAGTCGCACGGCACATGGTGGGAGATCGACTTGGCGCTGCGCCGTCGCACTCACCCAGCGAGTTAAGCCGTGGCTGTGGTGCACTGCTGGACGTGAATGGAAAGCGGACCGCCGTCTACCGCGATGAGCACGGCCAGCTGCACGCGATGTCGGCGCTGTGCCCGCACCTCAAGTGCGTTGTCCAATGGAATGGCCATGAACGCACATGGGATTGCCCATGCCATGGCAGCCGCTTTTCCGCCACCGGGGCGCTGCTGGAAGGCCCCGCCCGGCAGGGCCTCGCGTCAGAATCGCTGCAGGCGGAGCAGCCGCTGCAGCGGTGA
- a CDS encoding BLUF domain-containing protein: MPIRAVAYVSEAGPAVAGDPFGLGSGKLDDLVDDAARFNRSAGVTGVLLFDGSRFLQYMEGPEDGLRVAYSRVVGASSHTGLIELQRGRVGNRRLPFWPMRWLPTQPEQLKLLARADWSGFAQHSGDDAPTETAMDILARLVEPYAVAA; the protein is encoded by the coding sequence ATGCCGATCAGGGCAGTCGCATACGTCAGCGAAGCGGGCCCAGCCGTTGCTGGTGATCCGTTCGGCCTGGGCAGCGGAAAGCTCGACGATCTGGTCGATGATGCCGCCCGCTTCAACCGCAGTGCCGGCGTCACCGGCGTTCTGCTGTTCGACGGCAGCCGCTTCCTGCAGTACATGGAGGGGCCCGAAGACGGCTTGAGGGTGGCGTACTCGCGGGTGGTGGGCGCCTCCAGCCATACCGGGCTCATCGAGTTGCAGCGCGGCAGGGTGGGCAACCGGCGGCTCCCGTTCTGGCCGATGCGCTGGCTGCCCACCCAACCCGAGCAGTTGAAGCTTCTTGCCCGCGCGGACTGGTCAGGGTTCGCCCAGCACAGCGGTGACGATGCGCCAACCGAGACGGCGATGGATATCCTGGCCAGGTTGGTGGAACCCTACGCGGTCGCGGCGTGA